The genomic DNA CATCATGGCCACAGGCATGCATCGCGCCGTTGATCTGGCTTGACCAGTCCGCCCCTGTCGTCTCGGTGATCGGCAGTGCGTCAATATCGGCCCGCAACCCGATGGTCGGCCCCTCGCCGTGTCCTTCGATGATCGCCACAATCCCGCTGGTTGCAATCCCGGTCTCGATTTGCGTGATCCCGAAACTGCGCAATTGTTCCACGACGTAGGCGGCTGTTTCGTGGCAGTCGAACCCGATTTCAGGCCGCGTGTGCAGGTGACGCCGCCAAACGGCCATCTCATCAGCAAAACCCGCGATGCGATTGATTACAGCCACGGGTGGACTCCTCCATCATTGCCCGGCAACTTGCACTCAAACCCAAACCGGACCCTGACGCAATGCCCGATAACGCACTCATCAACGACCCCAACGGCGGCATGCCACGGTTGCTGGAAATCATGCGCCGCTTGCGTGACCCTGAATCCGGCTGCCCCTGGGACATCGAACAGAATTTCGCATCCATCGCCCCCTACACGATCGAAGAAGCCTACGAAGTCGCAGACGCAATCGACCGCGCCGACTGGACTGATCTGCGCAGCGAATTAGGCGACCTGCTGCTTCAGGTCGTTTTCCACGCCCAGATCGCGCAGGATGAGGAGCATTTTTCCTTCGACGATGTCGCACAGGCCATCTCGGACAAGATGGTGGCACGTCATCCGCATGTCTTTGGTACCGAAAGCCGCGACAAATCTCCCGAACAACAGACCCGCGATTGGGAAACCGTCAAGGCCGCTGAACGCGCGGAACGCGCCGAGACTGGCACGCTCAGCGGTGTCGCCCTTGGCCTCCCTGCGCTCTTGCGCGCGGTCAAATTGCAAAAGCGCGCGGCGCGGGTCGGGTTCGATTGGCCGCACACGACTCAGGTGCTGGACAAGATCGCCGAGGAAATGGCCGAGCTGCAAGAAGCCGCCGCCAGCGGTGATGCAGATCATACCGAAGAAGAGTTCGGTGACCTGCTCTTTGTCATGGCCAACCTCGCACGACATATGAACATTGATCCGGAGGCCGCGCTGCGCGGTGCAAACGCCAAGTTCACCCGCAGGTTCGAACGGATCGAGGCACTACTGGCCGCATCCGGGAAATCCCCTCAAGACAGCGATCTTGCGGAAATGGATGCGCTCTGGGACCACGCCAAGAGCGAAGAAAAACGCCGGCCCCGCTAGCCTCCGGATCTCTCGCCGAAACGTCTTTGTTTAGAAAATTCGCAGAATTTTCTGCGGTCCGCATCAGATCACGGGCATTTCAGCCCCCGAAAACGATGTCAGCCGTTCGGGACCGTCCTCGCGGATCACGATATTCTCCTCGTGCACCATCAAACGCCCCGGCGCGACGTCTATCCCCGGCTCCAGCGTGATCACCATGCCCGCACGCAACACGCTGTCATCCTTGGCCGATAACGACAGTCCTTCGGTCAACTGCATGCCCAGCCCATGCCCCAGCCGTCCGGCACCTTCGCCGCCGCCGGTGATCGCTGCCATCGCCGAGAACACATCGCTGGCCAAGGCCCCCACCGTCGCGGCCTCAAGCCCTGCCATCGTGGCCTCAATCAGCCGCGCATGCGCATCGCGCGCCGCTTTGCCCGGTTCTCCGATCGCGAAATTCCTGTCATAATCACAGAAATACCCATCCTTCACGGCCCCGGTGTCCAACATCAACACATCACCAGCCGCCAGCGGTGTCTCGCTCGCGGGTGAAATCACATCTGAATAACCATTCGGACCCGCGCCGCCTGCCAGATATGGCACCCAATCGGCCCCTTCCTCCAACAGCAATCTTTGAAAATCGCGAAACACGCGATCCAGTGGCACACCCGCTCGGGCAATCTCGGGCACACGATCAAAGGCACGTCCTGCAACCGCGCAAACCGTTGCAATCTTGGTAATTTCCGCCTCTGATTTCACCGCGCGCAGGCTTGCGACGATCCCGTGACCATCGACAAAGGACAGCCCGCTGGCCGCCTTGAGCAGCTCGAAATCGCCCAGCGGCATACGTAGATGCGTCTCTCGCCCCGATGGCACCCCGACCGGGCCACCGATCTCGCGCAGCGCGTCGGCCAACAGGCTGATGCCATCATCCCAAGGATCGGGCGCGGCCCATGTGCGGATGTCCTCAACCCATGTTTTCGCCATCAGTTCT from Roseovarius pelagicus includes the following:
- the mazG gene encoding nucleoside triphosphate pyrophosphohydrolase, encoding MPDNALINDPNGGMPRLLEIMRRLRDPESGCPWDIEQNFASIAPYTIEEAYEVADAIDRADWTDLRSELGDLLLQVVFHAQIAQDEEHFSFDDVAQAISDKMVARHPHVFGTESRDKSPEQQTRDWETVKAAERAERAETGTLSGVALGLPALLRAVKLQKRAARVGFDWPHTTQVLDKIAEEMAELQEAAASGDADHTEEEFGDLLFVMANLARHMNIDPEAALRGANAKFTRRFERIEALLAASGKSPQDSDLAEMDALWDHAKSEEKRRPR
- a CDS encoding M24 family metallopeptidase, translating into MRGFERAEYAARLAAAQSRMDAAGLGALLLTTEADLRYFSGFLTRFWESPSRPWFLILPRSGAPVAVIPSIGAELMAKTWVEDIRTWAAPDPWDDGISLLADALREIGGPVGVPSGRETHLRMPLGDFELLKAASGLSFVDGHGIVASLRAVKSEAEITKIATVCAVAGRAFDRVPEIARAGVPLDRVFRDFQRLLLEEGADWVPYLAGGAGPNGYSDVISPASETPLAAGDVLMLDTGAVKDGYFCDYDRNFAIGEPGKAARDAHARLIEATMAGLEAATVGALASDVFSAMAAITGGGEGAGRLGHGLGMQLTEGLSLSAKDDSVLRAGMVITLEPGIDVAPGRLMVHEENIVIREDGPERLTSFSGAEMPVI